The Camelina sativa cultivar DH55 chromosome 18, Cs, whole genome shotgun sequence DNA window NNNNNNNNNNNNNNNNNNNNNNNNNNNNNNNNNNNNNNNNNNNNNNNNNNNNNNNNNNNNNNNNNNNNNNNNNNNNNNNNNNNNNNNNNNNNNNNNNNNNNNNNNNNNNNNNNNNNNNNNNNNNNNNNNNNNNNNNNNNNNNNNNNNNNNNNNNNNNNNNNNNNNNNNNNNNNNNNNNNNNNNNNNNNNNNNNNNNNNNNNNNNNNNNNNNNNNNNNNNNNNNNNNNNNNNNNNNNNNNNNNNNNNNNNNNNNNNNNNNNNNNNNNNNNNNNNNNNNNNNNNNNNNNNNNNNNNNNNNNNNNNNNNNNNNNNNNNNNNNNNNNNNNNNNNNNNNNNNNNNNNNNNNNNNNNNNNNNNNNNNNNNNNNNNNNNNNNNNNNNNNNNNNNNNNNNNNNNNNNNNNNNNNNNNNNNNNNNNNNNNNNNNNNNNNNNNNNNNNNNNNNNNNNNNNNNNNNNNNNNNNNNNNNNNNNNNNNNNNNNNNNNNNNNNNNNNNNNNNNNNNNNNNNNNNNNNNNNNNNNNNNNNNNNNNNNNNNNNNNNNNNNNNNNNNNNNNNNNNNNNNNNNNNNNNNNNNNNNNNNNNNNNNNNNNNNNNNNNNNNNNNNNNNNNNNNNNNNNNNNNNNNTCTGAGCAGACTCTTCTCATCAAAGCAAGAGGAGGATCAATATTTGCTTAATGAGTTCCTTATTGGACTATGCTCTTGATATGTTACTTTTTACCTTAGTTATGCACTCAAGCAGGGGGAGTTTTTATGGTTGCCTTGCAGGATGAGTTAGTGCCATTGAttgcttgagtatcaaactgCGCTAAAAAGGGAGAGTTCTTGTACTTTCTCCCATTTGCTAGTTGTTGGAGCTGTTATGCTTGTGTCATTGCTGCTGTCACAACTTGAAGGTGTTTGATAAATGCAGAAGATGGCGTTACATTCAAAATCcaaggtttgatgatgatgagttggtTTCATTGTATGAAGTGGAATATCAAACTGAGCTATAAAGGGAGACTCTCTGATTTACTCCCATAtgctagttgttgttgttgctatgcTATGTCATGGTTGCAGACAACACTTGTAGGTGTTTGATATTCACTGAAGATGTGATCAAGTCAAGATCAGGATCTTGATGGGTTATGATTAAGGGAGAGCTAGAGTCCTTCAACACAGTCAGCAAGGGAGAGATTGATTTGTGTGTTGACCGAAATTGAAGTTGTTTGAAACAGATGTGCCAGtagaaacaagaacatgatATGTAGAGGTTGCAGATCATCAACGTTTGTCAGTCCTACAACTCAGTCaacaagggagagattgaagatacaTTGTGTTGACAAAATTGTATGACTGACAACAAAGCGTAAAGGAGCAACTAGTGAAACAGATAAGAGAAGATCAATGACAGAATCCTCTCAAGGTAATGAAGATGCCAAAGTCTCAGTTACAACATGAAAGCTTGAAGATCATCAAGTGCCAGAATAGAGAAAGCTTGAGTTCTATAACGTTCTATAACTCAGTAacaaagggagagattgaagatatattggtgttgttactgATTATCAGACTcaagagagatgatcaagaagcaatGAGAAAACCTGATACAAACGCATGTTCAGACATAGAAGCAGTGAACAAAATGGAATATGTGTAACCAGCTACAGACACAAACGCAATGATTCCTCAGATAGAGAATCAGAGAATCTACCACAGCCAAGACAGCTCAATGTGAAgtcacatggaatgaagtgacatGCTGAACCTTGGAGTCTTATTGTGAAGATTCAAGAAGTGAGAACTCAGCCAAGATATTCTTAATCAGCTGAGGAAACTGAAAGCACATCAGAGCAGAAAGAAATGAGCAACTATAACAGAGCAAAGATATATAGCAGTTGAGTAAACCTGAAGTACAACAGAGGTGGAAACAGAGCAGACATGTTTGGTGGTTGTGTATTGCAACAGAGCTGGAAACAGGGTAAACCTCGTGAAGAGGTTGTGTAGTGCAATAGAGCGGAAAAGCTTCAAGTTGCAGCAAACAGTGGAGCGGCTGTGTCAGAAAAGCATACTTGTGTTAGGTGTGTCAGAAACAAAAGCATgggtcaagttgacaaaaagagaacaagatTTTACCCAAAattcaagaggaagaagcttgtggaacctagggtttgtggagaactctaagaggtataaaaggaagaggtgGTAGTAAGAAGAAGCTTACGCACCCTAGACCTAAAATTGAGAGAAGCACAcatgttgtgtgtggtgttgtCCCACCAGTAAGATAGAGAATTTGCTGGTGGTTTTTGTAGAGGTTCACACTCGTCGGAAAAGGCAAAGAGTGGTGTTTCCTTTAGTTCATGTAGATTAAAGTGGTAGGCAAAAGTGTGTGCTAGATACCATTGGCAAATGTAACTTTTGCGTTCTAATTCTAGTGAATGTTTTTGGacttggtcccggggatgtaggttattCAAACCCTgttaacaaatctcttgtgtcgtctcttcACTATCCTTTCATCTNTCAAGAAGTGAGAACTCAGCCAAGATATTCTTAATCAGCTGAGGAAACTGAAAGCACATCAGAGCAGAAAGAAATGAGCAACTATAACAGAGCAAAGATATATAGCAGTTGAGTAAACCTGAAGTACAACAGAGGTGGAAACAGAGCAGACATGTTTGGTGGTTGTGTATTGCAACAGAGCTGGAAACAGGGTAAACCTCGTGAAGAGGTTGTGTAGTGCAATAGAGCGGAAAAGCTTCAAGTTGCAGCAAACAGTGGAGCGGCTGTGTCAGAAAAGCATACTTGTGTTAGGTGTGTCAGAAACAAAAGCATgggtcaagttgacaaaaagagaacaagatTTTACCCAAAattcaagaggaagaagcttgtggaacctagggtttgtggagaactctaagaggtataaaaggaagaggtgGTAGTAAGAAGAAGCTTACGCACCCTAGACCTAAAATTGAGAGAAGCACAcatgttgtgtgtggtgttgtCCCACCAGTAAGATAGAGAATTTGCTGGTGGTTTTTGTAGAGGTTCACACTCGTCGGAAAAGGCAAAGAGTGGTGTTTCCTTTAGTTCATGTAGATTAAAGTGGTAGGCAAAAGTGTGTGCTAGATACCATTGGCAAATGTAACTTTTGCGTTCTAATTCTAGTGAATGTTTTTGGacttggtcccggggatgtaggttattCAAACCCTgttaacaaatctcttgtgtcgtctcttcACTATCCTTTCATCTCTCTGTTAAACATCGCACATACAGATCTGTCATACAAGTCTGTAAATCTAGCACACATCTCATTCTTTCAACTGGGAGggtgaagaacaagagaagGGTTTTCTGCAACATGAATGAACTTCGTATTGAACATTTGGATTATCTCAGAGCTCTCATTGTTAACTATAGTCTTAAGCTTCTTATCCCAAAGAATcaaccacaaacaaacaaacaaacaaaatctaaaaatccgATATGTTACCAAAATCTGACTTAAGGCCACACCATGGATTTAAAGAACTTACAGGAACAGTGTATTTGCCCGTGTAGTTCGAGCTAGCGATATCATAAAGTTCTCTTATGCTTCTTGCACCATTAAGACGATCAGTATCAGCTCCAAGAACTTCTGTATCTGAATCTAGAAAAACCCATCCCATATGGTCGTCGctttctttggtttttctcCAAACTGGTTGGACAGACTAATGAACAAAACCGATCGATCAGATTATGTTCCATAGAAAATCGTAACTAAATATGTCGGAAACGGATTCTTTACTAACCGAGAAGCTTATTGCTTTTTTAAGCCCTTTGAGTTTCAATACTGCAAGACATCTTGAAGCCCATGGACAAGCGTAAGATATGTAAAGATGGTATCTTCCTGACTTTGCTGGAAACTGTGAATCAGGTTTTTGTGATACAAAGTTCCGGAATGACGTTGCGGTTCTAGCATAATCCGACTTCTCGTTAGCTATTGATGACATTGACATTGCTGATGCACAATggacagtaaaaaaaaacaaaaaaaaaaaaatcaaaatcaacattTAGAACATAATTTgtaactatatatgtaaaatgAATTTactgtaaaatttattcaaaccaaaaaactggttttacaaaaaagatatatttggAGCCGAAACATTTGAGCTTAAAAACAGAGCTTTAAACAGAGGACTAGAAGCTTGTCAAGGTGAGGTTTATGGATTGCGTGTAGTAAACTATCTGCATACGTGTGGTCACCTTTGTTTTGAATGGAGCTGAACGGATTTCTGATGTTTTTATCGGTAAGGGACATGAGCCGAGCTGTTGAAATATTAGGTTCTCCATATTACTCAAATGAAGCTGCAAtgacataaccaaaaaaatacataaaacttAATGTTATATCTAAGATAGGTTTCTGACAGCAAAATTAAGAACTTAGaacaagaatgaaaaaaattaaacaagtacCTAACACAATAATGAATGTGAGATTCGATTCGATCAGAAAATTGATGATGAAGCAAGTCTTCAACTGTTGTCTTCGATGCTACGTAATTAATAAATGTGAAAACTGAGTCAACATTGGCGAGCAGAAGAAGCTTATGGATggtattaagaaaagaaaaaagacaagtcTGGCTTCGAACAGAGAACCTTGAAGtcaacaacaatacatcaatAATTGACGAAGGAAAATTAAAGTTATGATCTCGTAAAATGCTCGGTATTTTTCGAAAAGACTTTGAATTCAAAGATGATTAAAGCCCTCCAAGAAACTGAGATTAagatttaaaacagaaaataaagaatCCAAACAGAAGAAAGATGGGAAAATATGAAGAAGACATTATCATTCAAGAATCTATGGCTAAGCCTAACTGCTACTTCCATGAGAATAGTTCTGTATACCAATGTTCGATGACAATGCTCATGCATGCTTTCACTGACTCCAGATGCATGTTAAGACATGATAACTTGACATCTGCGAGAACGCTTTCTAGATGTAAGATACATCTTGAAGATGTGATCTATGGGTTGATTGGTCATAGCCTTAGGAGAATCTGTGAAACTCAGCTTGAGTTTCATAAGGACTGGTGAATTCTCAAGAAAATAGTGAACTAGTTAAATCCCAGTTGTTTCCTTCCTAATCATCAATCAGTTTGTTAATCTCAACACACGTCAGAGTCGATGTTAAACACCACATTGGTAAGATCAATTTGCTCTGGATCCGTCGAAACAAATAAGTCTTGCCAAATAAGACGAGCAATTCAAACCCGcgtaaaaacaaacaaatcccaATACTATATTCAAACCCTTTTGTTACATATTGGTACACATCCCATCTATTGAATCACGATCTGAGTTACGTACGATCGATCAGAGGAATTACAAATCCACTGACCATTGTACATTTTGTGGAACGGTGGAAGATGTTTAAAGAAATGGTCTCATCAACCAATGTTCTTAGCAATCTCCTTAAGCAAAAACTTCGAAAATTTTCCAGTCGAAGTCTTAGGCAACTCATTCATAAACAAGACAGTTTTAGGAACCATAAACCTAGGCATCATTTTCCTACAATACTCTATCAACTCCTCCTCGGTAGGTTTCGAACTCAACCTACTTTTCAAACTCACAAACGCACACGGCGTCTCTCCCCAAAACTCATCAGGTCTCGCCACCACCGCCACTTCATTCACCGCCGGATTCGTATACAAAACCGTTTCAACCTCAACGGTATTCACATTCTCTCCACCCGTTATGATTATATCTTTTGACCTATCCTTAATCTCTAGATAACCATCCGAATGAATCACACCAACGTCTCCGGTGTATAACCACCCGTTCTTGAGAGCTTTCTCTGTTCCGATCCGATCTTTTAAGTAACCAAGCATGATCGAGCTTCCTCTCATCACTATTTCTCCGACGGTTTCTCCATCCCTCTCAACGCTCCGACCTGAGTCAGGATCCACCACGTCGATTTCAGTAAACCCTCCGATGGTTCTCACTCCTTGCCGTGTCTTCAACATGGCACGATCACTCGCCGGTAAACGATTCCACTGCGGCTTCCACGCGCAGGAGACGACCACACCAGCCGTTTCCGTTAGTCCGTAACCGTGACTGATCACAAACCCGATTGATTCTGCTCGGAGGATCACGGCGGCTGGAGGCGGAGAACCGGCGGTTAAGAAGTTGACGGGACGGTTAAGAGGCTGCGAGTCCTGAGTCGAGGATAACATGTTGAGCACTACCGGAGCTCCACACATGTGTGTGACGCCGTGATCACGAATCAAACGATAGACTAACGGCACGTTAACCTTGCGCAAACAGACGTTTGTTCCTCCGACGGCGGCGATTCCCCATGGATAGGTCCAACCGTTAGCGTGAAATATCGGTACAATCCATAAGTAAACCGGATTTTTCGGTACGGTCCAATCGATTTGTGAGTCAACTGACATAACGTAAATGCCCCTGTGGCAGTGTAACACTCCTTTAGGAGCCGAAGTTGTACCAGAAGTGTAATTAAGCACAACTGGATCCCATTCGCTTTCGGGTCGGATCCATTTGAAATTCGGATCACCTCTCTGGATCAGGTCATCGTAAGTGTAACTGAATTTGTTGCAATCGGCCAAGTCagcatctcctcctcctccttcctcttctttatcTGCGACGAAGACGAGAACGGGCGGATCAGTTGTCATCATCGCGATAGCTTCTATGGCTAGACTACAGAAGAAGATGTCGACGAAAAGAAGCTTAGATTCAGAGTGTGTGAGAAGAACAGAGACGGTGCGTACGTCGAGGCGTGTGTTGATGTTGTTGAGTATTGCGCCGGACATGGGAACAGCGAACTGGAGCTCGTACATCGCCGGAGTATTGGGAGAAAGGACGGAGACGACGTCGGACTTTCCGATCCCAAGTGATGACAGAGAGGACGCGACGCGGAGGCAACGGAGGTTTGTTTCCCGCCACGTGTAAACGGTGTTACTTCCGTAAACGATGGAGGTACAGTCACCGTATACGATGGCGGCTCTCTCCAAGAACCCTAACGGCGTCAATGGTGGCGAGTTAGCGGCGCATGGCTTTATTTCCTCCATCTCTTCTCGAGTTTGTTATGAGAGAGTATACTATCTAGTTTGAATTATGtatacaagaaaaacaaattgaagagTCTTTGTTAACTGTTATTATGtccaaaacaggaaaaaaacgTGAGCCCATAACCATCACAGGCGGTTGCAGAATTTAATTGTACCAACGACTATACAAAATGGGTATTAATTTATAGACGACAACTGAGAAAACGATATTAGGAGGAGTCCTCCCTCCGGGAAAGAGTTAATCATACAACCTAAAGGCGTGGGTTATCAGAGAGTATACTTTGTAGTTTAAATTATGTatacaaagaaaacataattaaagAGTCTTTGTTAACTGTTATTATGtccaaaacaggaaaaaaacgTGAGTCGTGACCATCAGTCCATCAGAGgcagtattaatttatagatgacAACTGAGAAAACGATATTAGGAGGAGTCCATGTCTCCCTCCGGGAAAGACAGCAACTGAGAAAACGATATTAGGAGGAGTCCATCTGTCCATGTCTCCCTTCGGCAAAGAGTTAATCACACAAcctctaattttaatttataaagggACAACTGAGAAAACgatattaaattcaaaaaaaacaaatgatattaaattcaaaaaagaaaaaacgatatTAGGAGGAGTCTATAGCGTAATAAATGTTATTTATGGTTGTAAAAACTTTGATTGTAAAAATTTTACTGTAAAGAATTTGGCTGCAAAGGTTTTGACTGTAAATATTTTGATTCAGTAAAATCTTATTgttaaaactgttttttttttattattactaagATGTCGGCCCGTGtattaacattgttaatttcacatttcgagtgataattttttggtaattttttaactatataatataaaagtcataaataatgagtaagatgaattaaccaaattagttaaataaaatatttgttatatatataaaaatgaaaaatcgattcagtgaaaataagagaatatgttaaagatatataaatctaggtttacccaatcatactcagataatcaattttgaaagatattcacatagaataaaatttaaatcattattctatcaaaatttataaaaaaaataataagagaatcagggagaaagagctcatagctgcaactgcaaccaaccaaattgactaaaaagataaatgtatgaaaaattagaaatcacaatttaattacctaaattaatacttgaaagAGATGATTAATACAGTtagatggaaaacgacaccaaacaaaagttagatgaatgaattaataaataaaacaatctaattttttttaacaaagatgagtgaattaatattgattaataaattgaaataaaataatacccagaattttcaaatttggaggtattaaacaatagtcaaataacaaaaaatcttttcaagttccataatatatatatatatatatatatataaaaacaaagaggtgtgaaacaaaaatgtgcaaaaactaacaaatgtgaacattgaaagttgggatcaaaatattgcaacttttaagatcattaacaaatctaaacagttagatgagataataaaaataatctcatcagttatatttaaattgacccctaaaagtgagtttgctataatatataaacatataaatctatgattttatttattaacttgtaagtataaaaaatactcagaaaacaataaattcgaaacttgtttttgtattccataaaattttctatataataaacaaagaggtgtaaaatataaaggtgtaaaacatagaagggtaaaaaaaatgtgaaaaactAATAGGTGCGAGTTTTgaagatgggggtacgacgaaaagatgcaaaaatatgaaaacaaagacgtgtgaaacaaaaaggtgtgaaacaaaaagatgcaaaaactaacaagtacaaACATTGAAATAAAgaggtacgacgaagaaacacaattgttgtaTCAAAACactgcaactttatataaacaaagaggtgtaaaacaaaaggatgaaaactaacgggtgcctacatggaaagttgggggtgcgacaaagaaaaacaattgttgAATCGaatctttgaaacttttgaggTCATtgacaaagggtgagatcattaataatacttaaataataaatactcttttcaaaatccataaaaatttgtatatatataaaaacaaaaaggtatgaaaacatagaagtgtgaaacaaaggtgtgaaacaaaaaggtgcgaaaactaacaattgcaaccattgaaagctagtggtacgacgaagaaacacaattgttggatcaaaacattgcaactttatataatcaaagaggtataaaacaaaaagatgtgaaaactaacgggtgccaacatagaAAGCTGGAGGTgcaatgaagaaacacaattgttggaccgaaactttgcaacttttgagatcattaacaaagggtaagatcattaatcatactcaaataacaaaaacgcttttcaaagtccataaaaatctgcatatatatatataaaaaaaacgaagagtgtgaaaacaaagaggtgtgaaacaaaaaagtgtgaaaactaacaagtgcaaccattgaaagctagaggtacaacgaagaaacacaattgttggatcaaaacattgcaactttatattaacaaagaggtgtaaaacaaaagggtatGAAAACTAatgggtgccaacatggaaagctgggggtgcaacgaagaaacataattgttggaccaaaattttgcaactttgagatcattaacaaagggtgagatcattaataatactc harbors:
- the LOC104763108 gene encoding uncharacterized protein LOC104763108; its protein translation is MSLTDKNIRNPFSSIQNKAMSMSSIANEKSDYARTATSFRNFVSQKPDSQFPAKSGRYHLYISYACPWASRCLAVLKLKGLKKAISFSSVQPVWRKTKESDDHMGWVFLDSDTEVLGADTDRLNGARSIRELYDIASSNYTGKYTVPVLWDKKLKTIVNNESSEIIQMFNTKFIHVAENPSLVLHPPS
- the LOC104760438 gene encoding probable acyl-activating enzyme 5, peroxisomal produces the protein MEEIKPCAANSPPLTPLGFLERAAIVYGDCTSIVYGSNTVYTWRETNLRCLRVASSLSSLGIGKSDVVSVLSPNTPAMYELQFAVPMSGAILNNINTRLDVRTVSVLLTHSESKLLFVDIFFCSLAIEAIAMMTTDPPVLVFVADKEEEGGGGDADLADCNKFSYTYDDLIQRGDPNFKWIRPESEWDPVVLNYTSGTTSAPKGVLHCHRGIYVMSVDSQIDWTVPKNPVYLWIVPIFHANGWTYPWGIAAVGGTNVCLRKVNVPLVYRLIRDHGVTHMCGAPVVLNMLSSTQDSQPLNRPVNFLTAGSPPPAAVILRAESIGFVISHGYGLTETAGVVVSCAWKPQWNRLPASDRAMLKTRQGVRTIGGFTEIDVVDPDSGRSVERDGETVGEIVMRGSSIMLGYLKDRIGTEKALKNGWLYTGDVGVIHSDGYLEIKDRSKDIIITGGENVNTVEVETVLYTNPAVNEVAVVARPDEFWGETPCAFVSLKSRLSSKPTEEELIEYCRKMMPRFMVPKTVLFMNELPKTSTGKFSKFLLKEIAKNIG